In Flavobacterium okayamense, a single window of DNA contains:
- a CDS encoding cation diffusion facilitator family transporter: MGQDHVHIHKHQVEGKNLYYSIVLNVVITLAQIVGGIISNSLALISDALHNFSDVLSLVFSLVAHKLSRRKASLDQTFGFKRAELLAAFVNAATLIIVACILVYGAIERLINPHPIESTLVIWLALLGIVVNGLSVILLKKDADHNLNMKSAYLHLLTDMMASVAVLVGGLLMKFYGWFWVDSVMTILIAIYLIVVGSDLIIKSTKMLMLFTPDNIDIKAIVREVHKIEGVNKLHHIHVWHLNEEELHLEAHLDCSEDIKMSEFNDLLFKVEEVLFHQFGINHINIQPEFKKEDPKDYIVQD, encoded by the coding sequence ATGGGCCAAGACCACGTTCACATACATAAACATCAAGTAGAAGGAAAAAATCTTTATTATTCCATTGTATTGAATGTGGTAATAACTTTAGCTCAAATTGTTGGCGGAATTATATCTAATAGTTTAGCCTTAATTTCAGATGCGTTACATAATTTTTCCGATGTTTTATCGCTTGTTTTCAGTTTAGTTGCCCATAAATTATCAAGAAGAAAAGCTTCATTAGATCAAACATTTGGTTTTAAAAGAGCAGAATTATTAGCTGCATTTGTAAATGCAGCTACTTTAATAATTGTAGCTTGTATTTTGGTTTATGGCGCCATAGAACGATTAATAAATCCGCATCCTATTGAATCTACTTTAGTAATTTGGTTGGCGTTATTAGGAATTGTGGTAAACGGATTATCAGTAATTCTCTTAAAAAAAGATGCCGATCATAATTTGAATATGAAATCAGCGTATTTGCATTTACTAACCGATATGATGGCTTCGGTTGCGGTTTTAGTAGGCGGATTATTAATGAAGTTTTACGGTTGGTTTTGGGTAGATAGCGTCATGACTATTTTAATCGCCATTTATTTAATTGTTGTTGGTTCCGATTTAATTATAAAATCTACCAAAATGTTAATGTTGTTCACGCCAGATAATATTGATATTAAAGCTATTGTTCGTGAAGTGCATAAAATTGAAGGTGTTAATAAATTGCATCACATTCACGTTTGGCATTTAAACGAAGAGGAATTACACTTAGAAGCACATTTAGATTGTTCGGAAGATATTAAAATGAGCGAATTCAACGATTTACTTTTTAAAGTGGAAGAAGTCCTTTTTCATCAATTTGGAATCAATCACATCAACATTCAACCCGAATTTAAAAAAGAAGATCCTAAAGATTATATTGTTCAGGATTAA
- the rpiB gene encoding ribose 5-phosphate isomerase B, with product MIISIGNDHAGPEYKKAIVKYLELNEHTVINHGTDTFESVDYPDFGHPVAYDVESGKTELGIVICGSGNGIAMTANKHQGVRAALCWTKEIAQLAREHNNANVISIPARFTSIEQAVEMVHTFLTTEFEGGRHDRRVQKIACK from the coding sequence ATGATTATCTCAATTGGTAACGACCATGCTGGTCCGGAATACAAAAAAGCAATTGTTAAGTATTTAGAACTTAACGAACACACGGTTATTAACCACGGAACTGATACTTTTGAAAGTGTAGATTATCCTGATTTTGGTCATCCAGTAGCTTATGATGTTGAAAGCGGTAAAACTGAATTAGGAATTGTGATTTGTGGTTCAGGAAATGGAATTGCAATGACCGCTAACAAACATCAGGGAGTTCGAGCGGCATTATGTTGGACTAAAGAAATTGCACAATTAGCTCGCGAGCATAACAATGCTAATGTGATTAGTATTCCAGCACGTTTTACTTCTATTGAACAAGCTGTTGAAATGGTACATACTTTTTTAACAACAGAATTTGAAGGCGGTCGTCACGATAGACGTGTTCAAAAAATTGCTTGTAAGTAA
- the tatA gene encoding twin-arginine translocase TatA/TatE family subunit, whose amino-acid sequence MNALAIFLGMIGAPQVILIVVIVLLLFGGKKIPELMKGLGGGVKEFKNAMKDEETKDSKKEDDTKE is encoded by the coding sequence ATGAATGCATTAGCAATATTTTTAGGTATGATTGGTGCTCCACAAGTAATTTTAATTGTGGTCATTGTCCTTTTATTATTTGGTGGTAAAAAAATTCCTGAATTAATGAAAGGTTTAGGTGGAGGCGTTAAAGAATTTAAAAACGCCATGAAGGATGAAGAAACTAAAGATTCTAAAAAAGAAGACGATACAAAGGAATAA
- the rnr gene encoding ribonuclease R, whose translation MSKKPKKFGKKAKDFTNQIFKILAKEPSKSFNYKQIAAQLELTDTKSRNEIIRDLKLLKAQDKIHETDRGKYQMVSKAEYYEGYIDMTSRKTGYFVCDELEEDVFVPFINLNHALDGDKVKAYIYNRRSSRRPEAEVLEILERKKEEFVGVIDVQKNFAFVTTANAKMYTDIFIPKNKIGDAEHGDVVLVKMEDWPKKADSPFGSVIKVLGKPGEHNTEIHAILAEYGLPYDFPIEVETYAKKLDTSITEEEILNRRDMRDVLTFTIDPKDAKDFDDALSFEVLDNGNYEIGIHIADVSHYVKEGTILDDEAYNRATSVYLVDRVVPMLPEVLSNFACSLRPHEEKYTFSAVFQLNQKAEVLNSWFGRTVIYSDQRFAYEEAQAIIESKTSLIPAEVSLTGKEYQAPQEIVEATLKMDELAKILRQKRMANGAISFDKVEVKFHLNENAEPTGVYFKQSKDANHLIEEFMLLANRKVAEFIGKQKKTFVYRIHDEPNEDKLMGLQNLIKKFGYSLNFKSKETISKSLNTLLEDVVGKKEQNMVDTLAIRTMSKAEYSTHNIGHYGLAFDYYSHFTSPIRRYPDVMAHRLLQHYLDGGKSVSEEDYEEKCKHSSQMENLAANAERDSVKYMQVKYMQDHKDQEFLGVISGVTEWGIYVEIIENKCEGMCRIREIKDDYYVFDETQYALVGEVSKNIIQLGDEVYVKVKNADLVKKQLDFWYIRKKE comes from the coding sequence ATGAGTAAGAAACCAAAAAAATTTGGTAAAAAAGCAAAAGATTTTACCAATCAAATTTTTAAAATTTTAGCAAAAGAACCTTCAAAATCGTTTAACTATAAACAAATTGCAGCTCAATTAGAGTTAACAGATACTAAAAGTCGCAACGAAATTATTCGCGATTTAAAACTATTAAAAGCTCAAGATAAAATTCATGAAACCGATCGTGGTAAATACCAAATGGTTTCTAAAGCCGAATATTATGAAGGTTATATAGACATGACTTCACGTAAAACAGGTTATTTTGTTTGTGACGAATTAGAAGAAGATGTATTTGTTCCATTTATAAATTTAAATCATGCTTTAGACGGCGACAAAGTTAAAGCGTATATATATAATAGAAGAAGTTCTCGCCGACCAGAAGCAGAAGTTTTAGAAATTTTAGAACGTAAAAAAGAAGAATTTGTAGGAGTAATCGATGTACAAAAGAATTTTGCATTTGTAACCACTGCAAATGCTAAAATGTATACCGATATTTTTATTCCAAAAAATAAAATAGGAGATGCAGAACACGGCGATGTTGTTTTAGTAAAAATGGAAGATTGGCCTAAAAAAGCCGATTCTCCATTTGGTAGTGTTATTAAAGTTTTAGGAAAACCAGGCGAACACAATACTGAAATTCATGCGATTCTTGCCGAATATGGTTTACCATATGATTTTCCTATTGAAGTAGAAACGTATGCTAAAAAATTAGATACTTCAATAACTGAAGAAGAAATTTTAAACCGTCGCGATATGCGTGATGTTTTAACGTTTACTATAGATCCAAAAGATGCCAAAGATTTTGATGATGCTTTGTCTTTTGAAGTTTTAGATAATGGAAATTACGAAATAGGAATTCACATTGCCGATGTTTCCCATTATGTAAAAGAAGGAACAATTTTAGATGATGAAGCTTATAATAGAGCAACTTCTGTTTATTTAGTAGATAGAGTAGTTCCAATGCTTCCAGAAGTATTGTCAAATTTTGCGTGTTCATTGCGACCTCATGAAGAAAAATATACATTTTCTGCAGTTTTCCAATTAAATCAAAAAGCAGAAGTTTTAAATTCTTGGTTTGGTAGAACGGTAATTTATAGCGATCAACGATTTGCTTACGAAGAAGCTCAAGCTATAATTGAAAGTAAAACGAGTTTAATTCCAGCTGAAGTTTCTTTAACAGGAAAAGAATATCAAGCGCCACAAGAAATAGTCGAGGCTACACTTAAAATGGATGAATTAGCTAAAATTTTACGCCAAAAAAGAATGGCTAATGGCGCTATATCATTCGATAAAGTGGAAGTTAAATTTCATTTAAATGAAAATGCAGAACCAACAGGTGTTTACTTTAAACAAAGTAAAGATGCCAATCATCTAATTGAAGAATTCATGCTTTTAGCCAATCGAAAAGTTGCGGAATTTATAGGTAAACAAAAGAAAACATTTGTGTATCGTATTCATGACGAACCAAATGAAGATAAGTTAATGGGATTACAAAATTTGATCAAGAAATTTGGTTATTCTTTAAACTTTAAATCAAAAGAAACTATTTCTAAATCTTTAAATACGTTATTAGAAGATGTAGTAGGTAAAAAAGAACAAAACATGGTTGATACTTTAGCTATTCGTACCATGAGTAAAGCCGAATATTCAACTCATAATATTGGTCATTACGGGTTAGCTTTTGATTATTACAGTCACTTTACGTCACCTATTCGTCGTTACCCCGATGTTATGGCACATCGTTTGTTACAGCATTATTTAGATGGTGGAAAAAGTGTAAGCGAAGAAGATTACGAAGAAAAATGTAAGCATTCTTCACAAATGGAAAATTTAGCAGCTAATGCCGAAAGAGATTCTGTGAAATACATGCAAGTGAAATACATGCAAGATCATAAAGATCAAGAATTTTTAGGTGTAATTTCAGGTGTTACCGAATGGGGGATTTATGTTGAAATTATTGAAAATAAATGTGAAGGAATGTGCCGTATTCGTGAAATTAAAGACGATTATTATGTTTTTGATGAAACACAATATGCATTAGTAGGTGAAGTTTCAAAGAATATTATACAATTAGGAGACGAAGTATACGTTAAAGTTAAAAATGCCGATTTAGTTAAAAAACAACTAGATTTTTGGTACATTCGCAAAAAAGAATAA
- a CDS encoding DUF1294 domain-containing protein: MSSVLIYLIFINCITFLIFGLDKWLAQQNKWRISEQKLLGFCFAGGILGGILGMLVFRHKTQKTSFKFAIGAILILQIIALYFKVIPFNYF, translated from the coding sequence ATGTCATCCGTATTGATTTATCTTATTTTTATCAATTGTATCACCTTTTTGATTTTTGGGTTGGATAAATGGTTGGCACAACAGAATAAATGGCGAATTTCGGAACAAAAATTACTTGGATTTTGTTTTGCCGGTGGAATTCTTGGTGGTATTTTAGGAATGCTAGTTTTTCGTCATAAAACACAAAAAACTTCATTTAAATTTGCAATTGGCGCCATTTTAATTTTGCAAATCATTGCGCTTTATTTTAAAGTAATTCCTTTTAATTATTTTTAA
- a CDS encoding YdeI/OmpD-associated family protein gives MKFKGILKAFEENSLGYGPHFVIPNDIFEKMLELAPDKRIKCTLNNELTISRAMSPKGDINYILLNKDIVKKLKIDFGDEVSVELQPDQSKYGIDITEEMEEVLYSDPEGQALFDKLTPGVQRSLIYIVNKIKSSQLRIERSFVILEHLKKMKGKVDGKILQEDFKEYRNKMKF, from the coding sequence ATGAAGTTTAAAGGAATTTTAAAAGCATTTGAAGAAAACAGTTTAGGATACGGTCCGCATTTTGTAATACCAAATGATATTTTTGAAAAAATGCTTGAATTAGCACCTGATAAACGTATAAAATGTACTCTTAATAATGAACTTACAATTTCAAGAGCTATGTCGCCAAAAGGTGATATTAATTATATCTTATTGAATAAAGACATCGTAAAAAAACTAAAAATAGATTTTGGTGATGAAGTTTCTGTAGAATTACAACCAGATCAATCAAAATACGGAATTGATATAACAGAAGAAATGGAAGAGGTTTTATACAGTGATCCAGAAGGACAAGCATTATTTGACAAATTAACTCCTGGTGTACAACGTTCACTTATTTATATTGTAAATAAAATTAAAAGTTCTCAATTACGTATCGAACGTAGTTTTGTAATCTTAGAACACTTAAAAAAGATGAAAGGGAAAGTAGATGGAAAAATTCTTCAAGAAGATTTTAAAGAATATCGAAATAAAATGAAATTTTAG
- a CDS encoding T9SS type A sorting domain-containing protein translates to MKKLLFVLLISLNTFSQDGSIDNTFNSTDLGNYFGDGLDNYVRTACKQSDGKIIVGGDYYTINPRRIGRYNIDGTIDETFDVGTGSDGTIMSLDIQNDGKILVGGLINNFNGQNQWGIVRLNSNGSIDSSFNPNLNGYVTKIKILSDGKILIGGTFSTVNGVSRNKLAKLNTDGSLDSSFAIGTGFNNSVLAIKEQSDNKIIIGGSFTTFNSLTKNRILRLNSDGSIDNTFSIGSGFNSTVWDIDIQNSEIIIVGNFTDYNSSISNKIVRLNSNGILDTNFNIGTGFDKNCYTINVLEDNSIIVGGEFNFFNSIERNLILKLNSNGSLNTNFNLGNIDVDGTIGIPFHIKILLPLNSNEIFVGGYFAHFNSTYRSGLMNITVDGNITTFNNGTGISGNAYVYKLLKTNDSKYYVLGRFDKYNGQTNRNLAKINYDGSIDLSYNSGLGTNNQIVDADLQNDEKLIIVGNFTKYNGVTKNYICRINQDGTIDNTFNIGSGFNDFVKRVKVLSNGKILVSGSFTNYNGISVNNLIRLNSDGTIDNSFNIGSVNGYITTFEVDSNNKIFVLGNFTNFNGFNTNTLVKLNEDGTVDNSLVIQYLPDSTVTKIAIQNDGKIILGGYFTNFNNYNSNKLIRINSNGTVDTSFNIGSGFYFPGSAIINNITIQPDNKIIIAGIFESYNSIPINNFLRLENNGLLDNSFNTGYELFDNNNINAILLDGVKILIGGGFTKYNGEGKNRITRLNFNSLLNLENLSYQKLKINMYPNPVSEILKISLTTDKELEKVNIYNQLGQLIKTEKKQEINISSLAKGTYFIEVITNKGKATKQIIVN, encoded by the coding sequence ATGAAAAAATTATTATTTGTACTTCTTATTTCTTTAAATACTTTTTCTCAAGATGGTAGTATTGACAACACATTTAACTCCACGGATTTAGGAAATTATTTCGGAGACGGATTAGATAATTACGTTCGTACTGCTTGTAAGCAAAGTGATGGAAAAATAATTGTTGGTGGTGATTATTACACTATAAATCCAAGAAGAATTGGTAGATATAATATTGACGGAACTATTGATGAAACATTTGATGTTGGAACTGGATCTGATGGAACAATAATGTCTTTAGATATTCAAAACGATGGAAAAATACTAGTTGGAGGATTAATCAATAATTTTAATGGTCAAAATCAATGGGGAATTGTAAGATTAAATAGCAATGGTTCAATTGATTCTAGTTTTAATCCAAACTTAAATGGTTATGTTACCAAAATTAAAATACTTAGTGATGGAAAAATATTAATTGGTGGAACTTTCAGCACAGTTAATGGAGTTAGCAGAAATAAATTAGCAAAATTAAATACTGACGGAAGTCTAGATTCTTCATTTGCTATTGGTACAGGTTTTAATAATTCAGTTCTAGCGATAAAAGAACAGTCAGATAATAAAATAATAATTGGTGGAAGTTTTACAACTTTTAATTCATTAACAAAAAATAGAATCTTACGATTAAATAGTGATGGCTCAATTGATAATACCTTTTCTATTGGATCTGGATTTAATTCAACTGTTTGGGATATAGATATTCAAAATAGTGAAATAATAATTGTTGGAAACTTTACTGACTACAATTCATCTATTTCTAATAAAATTGTTCGATTGAATTCAAATGGTATTTTAGATACAAATTTTAACATTGGAACTGGTTTTGATAAAAATTGTTATACAATCAATGTTTTAGAAGACAATAGTATAATAGTTGGAGGAGAGTTTAATTTTTTTAATAGTATTGAAAGAAATTTAATTTTAAAATTAAACAGTAATGGTTCATTAAATACCAATTTTAATTTAGGAAATATTGATGTTGATGGAACAATTGGTATACCTTTTCATATTAAGATTTTACTACCTCTAAATTCAAATGAAATTTTTGTTGGTGGATATTTTGCTCACTTTAATTCAACATATAGGTCTGGGTTAATGAATATAACAGTTGATGGAAATATAACTACGTTCAATAATGGAACAGGTATCAGTGGTAATGCTTATGTATATAAATTATTAAAAACAAATGATAGTAAATACTATGTTTTAGGTCGTTTTGATAAATATAATGGTCAAACAAATAGAAATCTAGCTAAAATAAATTATGATGGTTCAATTGATCTTTCTTATAATTCTGGTTTAGGCACTAATAATCAGATAGTTGATGCTGACTTGCAAAATGATGAAAAGCTAATTATAGTAGGTAATTTTACTAAATACAATGGTGTTACAAAAAATTATATATGTAGAATTAATCAAGACGGAACAATTGATAACACTTTTAATATTGGGTCAGGTTTTAATGATTTTGTAAAAAGAGTAAAAGTATTATCAAATGGGAAAATTTTAGTTTCGGGAAGTTTTACAAATTATAATGGTATTTCTGTTAATAATCTAATTAGATTAAATTCTGATGGAACAATTGATAATTCATTCAATATTGGTTCTGTAAATGGTTACATTACTACTTTTGAAGTTGACTCAAATAACAAAATATTTGTTTTGGGTAATTTTACTAATTTCAATGGTTTTAATACTAATACTTTAGTTAAATTAAATGAAGATGGTACAGTTGACAATTCATTAGTTATTCAATATCTTCCAGATAGTACCGTAACAAAAATTGCTATTCAAAATGATGGAAAAATAATTCTAGGTGGTTATTTTACAAATTTTAATAATTATAATTCAAATAAATTAATTAGAATAAACAGTAACGGAACTGTTGATACTTCATTTAATATTGGTTCAGGATTTTATTTTCCTGGATCTGCTATTATTAATAATATAACTATTCAGCCAGATAATAAAATAATTATAGCTGGAATATTTGAATCTTATAATTCTATTCCTATTAATAACTTTTTAAGACTTGAAAACAATGGATTACTTGATAATTCATTCAATACAGGGTATGAGCTTTTTGATAATAATAATATAAATGCTATATTGTTAGATGGAGTAAAGATATTAATAGGCGGAGGATTTACTAAATATAATGGTGAGGGTAAAAATAGGATAACAAGATTAAACTTTAATAGTTTATTAAATCTTGAAAATTTAAGTTATCAAAAATTGAAAATTAATATGTATCCAAATCCAGTTTCAGAAATATTAAAAATTAGTTTAACAACTGATAAAGAATTAGAAAAAGTAAATATTTATAATCAGTTAGGTCAATTAATAAAAACAGAAAAAAAACAAGAAATCAATATATCGAGTTTAGCAAAAGGTACTTATTTTATAGAAGTAATTACAAATAAAGGAAAAGCTACTAAACAAATTATTGTAAACTAA
- a CDS encoding murein hydrolase activator EnvC family protein, whose product MARKKRKRKLLLQKLLNKRRLIVLNEDTFEETFSLKLNLMNVFIVVTLSAIFLIGITTYIIAFTPLRQYIPGYASTKLKQDAMNLAIQSDSLETIVNENKAYITSIKKVLTGDIEYAKFNKDSIIAAEKQNINEQELLATQAENELLNKVKQEDKYNVFETSKPKVSFVLFPPAEGKIIEEYNAKNKHLAVTIALANNTPIKSVATGTIVFAEWTPSSGYVVIIRHQDAILSVYKNVGTLTKKQGDVVKSGEVVGLAGNSVNPESSITLHFELWKDGYPIDPTQFINFE is encoded by the coding sequence ATGGCTAGAAAAAAGCGAAAAAGAAAACTTTTACTTCAAAAGCTACTCAATAAAAGACGTTTAATAGTTTTAAACGAAGATACTTTCGAAGAAACCTTTTCGTTAAAATTAAACCTAATGAATGTGTTTATTGTGGTTACACTTTCTGCTATTTTTTTAATTGGAATTACCACATATATTATCGCTTTTACACCTTTACGTCAATATATTCCGGGTTATGCTTCAACAAAGTTGAAACAAGATGCTATGAATTTAGCCATTCAATCCGATTCGTTAGAAACAATTGTAAATGAAAATAAAGCCTACATCACTTCGATTAAAAAAGTTTTAACTGGCGATATTGAATATGCAAAGTTTAATAAAGATTCGATTATTGCAGCTGAAAAACAAAATATTAACGAACAAGAATTATTGGCAACACAAGCAGAAAATGAGTTGCTAAATAAAGTAAAACAGGAAGATAAATACAACGTCTTTGAAACTTCTAAACCGAAAGTAAGTTTTGTATTATTTCCACCAGCTGAAGGAAAAATTATTGAAGAATATAATGCTAAGAACAAACATTTAGCGGTAACCATTGCTTTAGCAAATAATACACCTATTAAATCAGTAGCAACAGGAACAATTGTTTTTGCCGAATGGACTCCTTCATCAGGCTATGTTGTGATTATCCGACATCAAGACGCCATTCTATCGGTTTATAAAAACGTTGGAACTTTAACTAAAAAACAAGGCGATGTAGTTAAATCAGGAGAAGTTGTAGGTTTAGCAGGGAATTCGGTTAATCCAGAATCAAGTATAACCTTACATTTTGAACTTTGGAAAGATGGTTATCCCATTGACCCAACACAATTCATCAATTTTGAATAA
- a CDS encoding Tex family protein has product MTNIQFIQTATQLPVKGIENTLQLLSEDCTIPFISRYRKDRTGNLDEVQIEAIAKLSKQFDEIVKRKDSILKSIEEQNALTNDLKAKIEASFDLQELEDLYLPYKKKRKTKADTARENGLEPLAKIIMSQKNDDLEYLASKYINDKVANEDEALQGARDIIAEWMNENIFIRKNMRRTFQRKALVETKVVKAKKDEEEAQKFKQYFDWSESLMKVPSHRLLAMLRAEAEGFVKFKISLSDEDKEETLRFIDKTIIKNEGESAAHIEKAIDDSYKRLLEPAISNEVLQEAKEKADIKAIDIFSENLRQLLLAPPLGEKRILAIDPGFKTGCKVVCLDEKGDLLYNENIYPHAPQNDTAMAMKKIRSMVNAYNIEAISIGNGTASRETEFFIKKIAFDKPVQVFVVSEAGASVYSASKIAREEFPSYDVTVRGAVSIGRRLSDPLAELVKIEPKSIGVGQYQHDVDQTKLKEELDSTVISCVNKVGINLNTASKSLLSYVSGIGEKMAENIVTFRSENGPFEDRSQLKKVPRLGDKAFQQAAAFIRIKDGKNPLDNSAVHPESYKMVEKMAKDLGIQVSELIGNKEQINKIQAEKYITENVGILGIQDIIKELEKPGLDPRKAAKVFEFDPNVRSITNLKPGMILPGIVNNITAFGCFVDIGIKESGLVHISQLKEGFVSDVNEVVKLHQHVQVKVVEVDEARKRIQLSMII; this is encoded by the coding sequence ATGACAAACATCCAATTCATACAAACCGCGACCCAACTTCCCGTTAAAGGAATAGAAAATACATTACAATTACTTTCCGAAGATTGTACTATTCCCTTTATTTCACGTTATCGAAAAGATAGAACCGGAAATTTAGATGAAGTTCAAATTGAAGCAATTGCAAAGCTGAGTAAACAATTCGATGAAATTGTAAAAAGAAAAGATTCAATTCTGAAATCTATTGAAGAGCAAAACGCGTTAACAAATGATTTAAAAGCTAAAATTGAAGCGAGTTTCGATTTACAAGAATTGGAAGATTTGTATTTGCCTTATAAAAAGAAGCGCAAAACGAAAGCCGATACCGCTCGTGAAAACGGTTTAGAACCGTTGGCAAAAATCATTATGAGTCAAAAAAATGACGATTTAGAGTATTTAGCTTCAAAATATATAAATGATAAAGTTGCAAATGAAGACGAAGCCTTACAAGGCGCACGAGATATTATTGCCGAATGGATGAATGAAAACATCTTTATTCGTAAAAATATGCGTCGCACGTTTCAACGAAAAGCTTTGGTTGAAACTAAAGTGGTAAAAGCCAAAAAAGACGAAGAAGAAGCACAAAAATTCAAGCAATATTTCGATTGGAGTGAAAGTTTAATGAAAGTGCCTTCACACCGATTATTAGCCATGTTACGTGCCGAAGCCGAAGGTTTTGTAAAGTTTAAAATTTCACTTTCTGATGAGGATAAAGAAGAAACACTTCGTTTTATTGATAAAACAATTATAAAAAACGAAGGAGAAAGTGCGGCTCATATCGAAAAAGCAATTGATGACAGTTACAAACGTTTGTTAGAACCAGCGATTTCAAACGAAGTTTTACAAGAAGCAAAAGAAAAAGCAGACATTAAAGCGATTGACATTTTTTCTGAGAATTTACGCCAATTATTATTAGCACCACCATTAGGTGAAAAGCGAATTCTAGCAATCGACCCAGGGTTTAAGACTGGTTGTAAAGTAGTTTGTTTGGATGAAAAAGGAGATTTATTGTATAACGAAAATATTTACCCTCATGCGCCTCAAAATGATACAGCAATGGCAATGAAAAAAATTCGTTCTATGGTAAATGCCTATAATATTGAAGCTATTTCTATAGGAAATGGAACAGCTAGTCGCGAAACGGAATTTTTCATAAAAAAGATTGCGTTCGATAAGCCAGTTCAAGTTTTTGTAGTTTCCGAAGCGGGTGCATCTGTGTATTCGGCAAGTAAAATTGCAAGAGAAGAATTTCCAAGTTATGATGTTACGGTTCGTGGAGCAGTTTCAATAGGTAGACGATTAAGCGATCCTTTAGCAGAATTGGTGAAAATTGAACCTAAGTCAATTGGAGTAGGACAATACCAACACGATGTGGACCAAACCAAATTAAAAGAAGAACTCGATTCAACGGTAATAAGCTGTGTGAATAAGGTAGGAATTAATTTGAATACGGCCAGTAAATCGTTGTTGAGTTATGTTTCGGGAATTGGTGAAAAAATGGCTGAAAACATTGTGACTTTTCGTTCTGAAAATGGTCCGTTTGAAGATAGAAGCCAATTGAAAAAAGTGCCTCGTTTAGGTGATAAAGCATTCCAACAAGCGGCAGCTTTTATCCGAATAAAAGACGGAAAAAATCCGTTAGATAATTCTGCTGTACATCCTGAATCCTATAAAATGGTTGAAAAAATGGCGAAAGATTTAGGAATTCAGGTTTCTGAACTCATAGGTAACAAAGAACAAATCAATAAAATTCAGGCGGAAAAATACATTACAGAAAATGTGGGTATTTTAGGTATTCAAGATATTATTAAAGAATTAGAAAAACCAGGATTAGATCCAAGGAAAGCCGCTAAAGTTTTTGAATTCGATCCCAATGTACGTTCAATTACGAATCTAAAACCTGGAATGATTTTACCTGGAATTGTGAACAATATTACGGCTTTTGGTTGTTTTGTCGATATCGGAATTAAAGAAAGCGGATTGGTTCACATTTCGCAATTAAAAGAAGGCTTTGTTTCCGATGTGAATGAAGTGGTGAAATTACACCAACATGTTCAAGTAAAAGTGGTTGAGGTTGACGAAGCCAGAAAACGCATTCAACTATCAATGATTATATAA